CTGTAGAAATTTGTTGGAACAAATCTTTCGTCGCATCGGTAATCGTTTTAGTAACATGATTATTAATTCGAGCTTCAGCTGCGGCGATTTTATCATCGATCTTAGTATTTATTTGTTCTTCAGTCAGAGCCATTTCCGACAAGTTTTCACGTACTGACTCGGCTAGGTTTGAAAACGGGAGGTTTTCAAACAATGCTCGgatttgattcgtataaaaatcttcaaaaacttcaacACTAGGATTGATTATTTCTATTGGAACATTCTTTGTTTTACGAACACTTTTCTTAATTATTTCTACACGTTGAACTTCGCGTTTCCGTAGCTTGAGGATTGGAGATTGATTCGGCGTGATTGGTCTTGAAAGCGACTTATCTGATACAATATTGCGCggaattttgacgtttttccgGCGCAATATTTCACGAAAAACAGGTTACACTTACTGGAATGAGTAGTAACATTTATTTCTAATTGATCAGGAACTACGTAATCATTTCTATAAATTGTCGcgaattttataagaaaataaaGTTGCACACGCGGTTTCGAACAATGGAAACTTACGACGATACAATCGTGTAGAATAGTTTTTTATAAAACAGAAATAAATCGCACTTTTTATAAGAAAATCGTGCCCACCGGATGGGAGCCACTAGTGTACCGGGTACTTTGTGAGCATTTTATTACCATTTAAGaagtattttgtaataaaaactaCGAGACATCTTTTCTCAGGGCGTATAATAACATATTCGTTGACATGACAGAAAggtaataatacatatattcaaTACGAAACCGTTACTTTGAAAAGATACATACATAAAGCAACGTTGCCAGTTATAACAAGTACATCACAAtctaactttgaacttttacttCTAGCTATATTGGCGTAATTATGGCGGAGGAGGTGCCGTTTCAAaacgagcttttgaaaatttcttttctttcaaaaatgtaccaaataaatattataaaaaataatctacCCGAGTAAATGAACATTGCGCCgatttagcacttgaaatacAATAAATCACAGACAAGTAGGTACAAATCACTTATAAATAGCATTGCAAAATAGATCCAAGACAGAAAGAGAGGATAAGACAGTGGGGCATAaacccaaatttaaaaaacaaaaaaactgccTCGAAAAAAAACCCtacaccaccaaaaaaaaactcaattcgCTAATCTCAACAGCTCGTTAGCTCTGAACGTTTCAATCAAATCTGTATCATTATCGAAAAACCAGTTCAACACGTTTCGACGATACTTTCTCATCCCTAAAAGCTGCTCTATAGGTTTATATTCGCGATATGTGCGAATCAAATAACGTTTAAACTTCGCTCTATCCGTCTCCGCAGGAAAACACCATACTAAAAACTCCTCCATGGAATCGCTAGCTTGAAATGATCCGTTCTCATCGACACATCCTTTCAACTGACCCAGGAACGCTTTAGGAAACCAAAACCTTAGTTTGGATTGTGCCATCAACGAATCTTCACCACCTATGCAACACCAGCTTAAAAAATCTCGCATATCGTCtcgtttaaaaatcaaattccccGCAGactcatcatcgtcgtcgtagtcgttgAACAAGCATCTGAACAGCGTAATGCAGCACTTGTATTTCAGCAACGAAACTTCGTAATACTTCGACATCACAGTAACGAAGCATTCTTTAACATCGTCGAATTCAGCTCGACGTAATTTCATCCGCAGATATGTTGTTCCCATGGAACGTGTCCGGAATAATAACCTCATCAGCAAATCCGCTTTCGAATGATCTCGCGAAAAGACTGAATTCAACAAAAAACTCTGCAATTTTCTCCAATCGAAGTTGCACAAATAcaagctcaaagctttcaaaCCTAAGGGACATTTCACAACCAAATATTTATACAGAGCTACGAAGTCTTCGCCTAAAGCTATTAATGCCTCCAAACACAGTTCACGAATATCGTCATCAACCTTACTATCGTCGAACGAGCAAAACCAAACGACCTTGTCGAGCTCGTCAAATTCGCCATAACGCAGCAGAATCCAACAAGCCTGGCATAATCCATACGAATTTATCCAGTCCTTTTTGAACATCGACAGACATTTGATATCGAGCTGAATCTCGACGAAGAATTCCTTCAGCACGGCTAAAGGTTGCCACAGCACTAGCCAAAGGAAATTGGCCCGAACAAATTCCTCGATCTGTTTACGATCGCAGCTTTCTAACAACGTTCGAAATACTCTCAACGGATCCGCGTACTCGAGACGTGATTCGAAATCGAATCTGATACCGTCATCGTCTATCAGGTCTGCGCATTTTTCGCCTATACGTCGCATCAGCTCGCCTTTGATGGCTGATTTCTTGACTTCTTCTCGGGCACTGGCCCACATCACCATCAACATTGGCGTCAACGCGTTGAAATTACGACTATTCTTCATCGACAACGGTACCAGTTCTCGAACGACGATGGCGAAATTCTTCGAATTCATCGTATCTTTGAATCGTCTCCATAGGTGACGTATTTCTTCGAAATCGCCCGATTCGGCGCAACTCAACATGATTCTAGCGATCGATTTACGATAAACGAGCATCCACTCTTTGTGATCTAGCTTCGAAAGCAATTCGTTACGATATTTTACACCGCAATGGTTGGCAACGGCGTCAAACTGGTGCAATTTACTCGCCGTATCCAGGTTGCTGAAAAAATACTCGATAGGTGACCATAGATCATATACTTTCATCGCTTTTTCCAGCATCAAAATGTCCATCGACGAAACAGTCTCCGGTAAACATATCGTATCGAGTTCGTTCTTCAAGTACTTGCTCCAGTACACCAGGAAAGGCTCGTCTTCGAAACTCCAACTCGACGTGATCTTGATTTCGGCCAAATCCCATAACTTTGTAATCTCCTCGACGAAACAATACGTGCAAGCGAATCGAAACCTCTCCATCGCTGTAAGATTCTCATTCCTCAGCATACTCCTGGCTGTAGCTGTATAGTCAATTCGACGATTATCATCGCTCCAAACCAACCCGAGCAGATATTCGTTCATAGGAGACGATGGATTGTCGTGGAAGAAATTCTTAGAATGATGATACCGGATCCAGTCTTTAACGTGATCCAAGATCGAAGCGATATTCTCGTCGATTTGATCGTGAATCAGACGAGGAACGATGATCGTTGATGGTACTCGCATTTCGTACATTTGATCAATGAACAAGTCGTGATTTTCGCAAGTACCGTGGCCATTTTTAGCATTCCTCCAAATGATATCGTTTACTGGCATGTCGCTGTTCGCCCATTCGTATACTAATCGTATACACAGCGATCTTACAGCCCACGAACGTAATTTCGGCGGTGTTGGGGCCATTTTTTGGTTCGAAATTCGAtctaagaaaaattcaattgttgCATTATTAGTTCGAAGTGAAAATGTATCAATAATAATATCTCAATTCGCAAGAGATGAACGAACACTCGAAACAAACCATTTAGAACATGAGATTGAGAATACTATTATACTCGTATGACATAGACATTGTTATCTGATTAGGATTACATTTTTcacgtacttacctactcatGAATATAATGCAATTCCAAATTGCCGTCCAAAGCAAATAAGTATGATGGAAAATTcactatttttaaaactttaaatgaAGGATCCGCAAGTCACAACACAGAACTATCAATATCAGAAACTTCATCGATCTGATAATAACGACACAACTGAtacaaaaagcgaaaaaaatacacaaattaaAAGTTAAAACCGGTTGAAGTTCgatcagaaaattgatatttttaatttttcagcccGGCGATTAAAAATGTTCATCTTCAATCTTCAtccaatcaatttatttacttttcttGAAATCTTGATGATAAAAACACAGTGTTGCATGCAGGGATGCGGAGCGGAACTGAACCGGAACGAACCGGAACGCTAAACCCCtaacttttgggagaattttggcggagcggaacggaacctggagcaactttcaaaaaatatgcaggaGCGAAACCGGAACCGAACCGgaataaaaatttgggtttttaaagctccgacctaacaaaattttttgacctttaatgaACGATTTTCAAGATTATAGTGTGAACAAAAggtgtttttgctgaaattttacctcaataaactagaaaattgtaaaaagacatggtaaatgacatgaaaaagACCATTTATACAATGTACTTTTGGAACAAAGCTGCAATTTTCagcgatcaaaattcaaatttctcatgtGAGCAGTGAGGTggactttaaatttcattaaaacgcgcctcattcaaccatttttttaaaatttcgggtatttcaacattttcaacttcaatttttgctcagaacatgaaaattctgatgtactttgaatgcaaccttctctaaaacaaaaaagaaaaatcggagCGGAACGGAACGCTAAACCGGAACGGAACGATATTTTTAATCGGAGCGGAACGATACAGGAAACcggaacagaattattttttatgtcgGAGCTGAACCCTGAACCCggaacgaaattcattccgctccGCATCCCTGGTTGCATGTGCACCAATACAAAGTTTCGTATCGCACACGAAATAGGTACTACGAATGAATTTCCCTTCTACTTCGCACCACGCACCTCTCTAAAAAAACACCACCTCGTGCACCTATTACCTACTATTAGCAGAAAGCTTGTCACCAAATGACCTAAAAAATACTGAtcgaaaatttaataactttCAGAAAGTGGCCATCTGCGCTCAGtccacttaaaaaaaaaaaaaaaaaatctgaaaggaaaaaatggaaacaagCAGAACTTTTAACGGGAAACCTCTTCTAATGTTGTAATTCAAGAGATCGAAGGGGAGGACCGAGGAGGAGTCGAAATCAATTCCagtcaaaatttccacaatgacaataaaattcattcattgtctcattgaaaaaaattctagaagaagagaaaattaatgaaacatttGAGAGTTCAgagttggattgaaaaaaagtaaaaacctgAAAAGAAACAATTGTTTTTCGTGATAAGGTgggcaaaaaaatacattttgcaatttttaccaaaaaaaaaaacagcaatgtcttgcaattttatccaaaaaaagctgttttgcaaaattgaaaaaaaagaccttttttACAATATTGGCAAGAAACTGAAtttcttttttgcaattaaagaaaagcaggacttcttacaaattttgtcaaaaaaaaaaagcttgcaATACCTATATTAGTCAAAAACATaactttttaccatttttacaaaaaataggcatttttggcaaatgtttAAAAGAAAAAGGGacccttttttttggtcaattccaattcaagaaaaaatgaagataatattcgacaattttgagacctttctttgaaattttccctgtaCAAAAACAAGATTAATTTTCAGTTATGctgccgaaaaaaaaaaaaaaaaaaaaaaacagaatttgtaTTAATTAATCTTGGCAACAGGACTtccttttcgcaatttttacaaaaaataaaaataaaaataacgagtAACGAGTTTTCTTGcactttacacaaaaaaaattctgcaaccCTCTCTCCTCTTCTCTTTgcaaaaaatcgtgttttccaatccaaaaattcctattcatcacaattttgaccgaaaatttcgaaattcctgtgcttcaatttttttaaatatttttttcgcacTGTAAGTTTAGTATGTATTCCAGCCAAAAACTTCACACTGCTGTTACTCCAAATCATGaaagtgtacactgtacagacTGGAATTTTTAGCCGAAATATTCAGCTCAATCCGTagcatttttgattattttttgataggAAGAATATCCTCATACAGTACGAGTACGATTCAATTTTATACAATATTTCATTGAATTGAAACAATATCCCATTTCATTTCAGGTAGCCTATCGTAATCAGTAACAATCAACAGTAAATCagtcaagtaggtaagtaaatttttacctacctactatttcaaaattaatgaagaaatgaatcaaaaaattatctcgtTCGACGTCATCACTCCCgaccagggctgttaaattaccgtaatttattcgctggtaaaatacggcggtaaaatatggtaaaatacggtattttacggtatttatggtattttactaatttggatatgaagagttattttttgtagtttgacttagaagttctgaacttctgacctgcttctgaagtaaattttcatctgttttaggtgttattattgttattaaggattatagaaaattttccatggacattttttggaaatttatggggaaaatttttggtaactttcaaatcatgaatttccatggaaatttggaaatttatgaaatgaaggaaagatggaaaaaaaagtgttaatttggctttttggtaaattatggtaaaatacggtaataaacttttggtaaaataccgtaaaatacagtaaaataccgccgtaatttaccaacataaattaccttacagccctgctCCCGACTGTTTacacaaaactaaaaaataactATCGAAGGATATAGGTAtctaaaaatgattcatttttccatttgttaACGTTTCAACGCTATCGTAATTAAACGGAATCAacacccacaaaaaaaaaataaaaataaaaaaataactccatagTTGACAGAAAACtcttaagattttatttttcaaattattcttatgctaaatgaaggtaagaTACCCAATCTTTAAAATAAGATGCTATTAATTTCTCACAATTAAtaataagttgatgaaaatagtgtatcaagttttttaaaaaaagaaaacagctctcctgtaaaatttcacttttttgagatgtgaccttattactcccgaggtgcgacatGCTCAATTTTGgacttacaatttttcaaaaacagcttGCCATTTTTATAATGCCATGGTtaatacctattcaattttaaattttgaatgggGATTTTCCCCCTTTTTGTTTAGTTAAAATTGAGGGGTAGGTAGTTCCATGGAAAAggcttggtcattttttttttgtttttttcttcttttacaattacaattttgaatgtacttattaacaatttttttttttcattaatttcaccATGTTCAGTGAcattgaagtgttcttccatgaaaaaaaaacaaattggaaaatgttttcttgTAGAAAAACTTGTCAAGTCTATTTGAACTTGTGAACATCAGTGAAAAAAACTGACCAAGGCTCCTTTTCCATAAAGCCCCTCAATTCTTATGCCATACATTTATCACACCCCAAAACTTCCAAAAGCAATCATCAacattcaactttttgtttttcccccttgaaaataaatttattcaagttggatgaatttcaaaaaatcaaaaataatgaaagcgCATTTGTTTTTTAGGTGTAAATGATGCGATATTAATCAAAGTTTCACCTAAAAGTACAAACATTGATCAAACtgagaaattgttattttgtaaaattatccagcttgaaaatttttaaagtccagAATGCTGAAAAACACATATAAACTCTTCAAACACCACTTTCATCAACTGCCACAGTGGCCTAGTTGGTTAAGAGTATGGTTAGAGATCAAGAGAAGAGATACCAGGTTCGAGTCCCACCCctgctgagaaattttttttgattttaaaatttttttgagacgaatccttGGCCCTAAGAGGGTCTACAATAAGAAAACAATCACTGTGTTGCTGTAAATGCttttaaatcataaattaaTGACAGTTGTAAATGGTTACCactaccactaccactaccATTAGTGATGAATAGTGGCGAAAAAAccattggtcattttttttaatggtaaccATTGGTTTTTTTGCATACGGGTTGTAGAATCGCTTGTTCCCATacgaactgatttttaaaattttatagtatgTTGTACATGTGCATCCTTAGGAAGTATcgccacaaaaattttcaaccccctcccccccatatttacccctcaaaaatgacgttttcagttttttaacttattttatggTACCTATTTAACAATGACGATTGCGAGGTACATTTTAGAAACACCTTTTTTggacgtatttttgaccccatacctttttcgaaatttttgcggtGGTGCGCCAtgttagaaaattggaaaatgtgtgtggggggggcgaaatgggaattttggggaaaatgactattaacgagtagggtgtcgttttcttatgattcgatatcgctgagcacgaatatgacgttagattttgttttacacccccacagcccctccggcgccctcagcccccacctcaattttcactattttgggaataaagttactttgatgaCGTTGGTGTCGTTGTCTTataattcgataccactgagcacgaatatggcgtcaaaTTTTCTCCTACACTGAAActgcccctccggagccctcagccccctcctgaatttctattcatttttgaaataaagttatgtactttgatgaatttggtgtcgttttcgttgttttcttatgattcgatactcaCTCAGCCCTCTCctaaatttccaccattttcaaaattaagctgctTTTACAACATGGAATCTTTTTCATACGAATTTCgtgctcagcagtatcgaatcacaagaaaacgacatcaatatcatcaacgtaattcgaaaatataaggcaaaaactttcaaaaaatcacaattcctcagaagtgaaatacaaacataatttttgataagaggttTTGAATTGAATGGTAATATGCAAGCTGGAAAGGAGAAAAGGCagaaaaatgtatgtacttttcgcgtggtgttttttttaattcttcaatttgtgcactcgcgattgaaaataaacagtaaGTAGTAGGaaccattttgttggaaattgattttcctacaagatggtactttcatttttataattatcttaATAGTTACCTCATAATTTTCCTGAAtgaatgctcatttttcaacataaaacgtctagtggttttccaaaacgcattaagtccatgtttttcaacacttgttgAATCTCTTGTGCAACATTCAACTCAACACCGCGTGTTGGATCATATCAAGCTATACCTAAACTTCAATGTTAGGTTGGTTGCATACTCAAAATAAGCCCTCTAATGAAATGGGAGTATGTTTTATGCTTTTTCTCGGAACTTACTTttgggacttaatgcgttttggaaaaccacgcttcacttgaaaaaaaaattttaaatatacatattattaaTAATACGATATACATAcacgtttttcattttatactgCTATACTTAATACACTACTGATCTTGAATGTCAATACAATGGTTCCTTGAATGATTGAAATGCAATAGATGAAGCACATCACCTCATGATTTTGCatattcgtttttattttaggaaaaaatacgCCAGACATTTTATTTCAGTTCATTGATATTTTGTCAACAAGTAGGTATTCCCTATACTTCTGAAATAGGGTTTTATTTAAAGGTTTAGTTAAAATGTCAGCAATTTGATTTGCTGATTTAATTGAAAGTGGTTTGATGAAACCATTTCCAACTTCTTCACGAATGTACTTAATGAtgttttacatcaacatgttatgatcttttctttttgtttatttttgataaacgATTGCTGAGATATTATTTTGATACCTACTAAACTATTTGGCGAGGTATCCTTGTGATATCATTTATTGGTCtaaacacaaaattttatatCACAAATATCATCAGACATAGCAATACATTCTGCTTCAGTTTGTTTTCTAAATGACCACACTAATAAGTCGCGAAATAAATAAACCACTGTGTCAGAGGTAGATTTTCGATCTGAAGGATCAGATGCAAAATCTGAATCATGCCCTACTTAAAATTTCATgagttttaggtacctacaactgTATTTGATTCGATAAGGTCAGGGGTACcttttaaatattgaaatatttgctTAACCATGGTCCAGTGAACTCGTTTTGGATTTTGTTGAAATCTACTCAAAAAACTTGTGGAAAAACAATATCAGGTTTTgtataattcgccaaaaacatTAATGACCCTGTAGTTTGTCTATATGGCACACTTTCACTTAATTTTG
The sequence above is a segment of the Planococcus citri chromosome 3, ihPlaCitr1.1, whole genome shotgun sequence genome. Coding sequences within it:
- the LOC135839654 gene encoding uncharacterized protein LOC135839654, which translates into the protein MAPTPPKLRSWAVRSLCIRLVYEWANSDMPVNDIIWRNAKNGHGTCENHDLFIDQMYEMRVPSTIIVPRLIHDQIDENIASILDHVKDWIRYHHSKNFFHDNPSSPMNEYLLGLVWSDDNRRIDYTATARSMLRNENLTAMERFRFACTYCFVEEITKLWDLAEIKITSSWSFEDEPFLVYWSKYLKNELDTICLPETVSSMDILMLEKAMKVYDLWSPIEYFFSNLDTASKLHQFDAVANHCGVKYRNELLSKLDHKEWMLVYRKSIARIMLSCAESGDFEEIRHLWRRFKDTMNSKNFAIVVRELVPLSMKNSRNFNALTPMLMVMWASAREEVKKSAIKGELMRRIGEKCADLIDDDGIRFDFESRLEYADPLRVFRTLLESCDRKQIEEFVRANFLWLVLWQPLAVLKEFFVEIQLDIKCLSMFKKDWINSYGLCQACWILLRYGEFDELDKVVWFCSFDDSKVDDDIRELCLEALIALGEDFVALYKYLVVKCPLGLKALSLYLCNFDWRKLQSFLLNSVFSRDHSKADLLMRLLFRTRSMGTTYLRMKLRRAEFDDVKECFVTVMSKYYEVSLLKYKCCITLFRCLFNDYDDDDESAGNLIFKRDDMRDFLSWCCIGGEDSLMAQSKLRFWFPKAFLGQLKGCVDENGSFQASDSMEEFLVWCFPAETDRAKFKRYLIRTYREYKPIEQLLGMRKYRRNVLNWFFDNDTDLIETFRANELLRLAN